The DNA window ttgcttgaatcatggtatgattgcattttcaaccaaatacttgcttatttcttaagaaaatgcatgaaaccaacctaaagcatacaaaaaatggctagtaaaactagccaagatgccttggcatcacaacgccaaacttaaatcttgcttgtccccaagcaagaaaagaactatGCACAAAGAATTCTCTTAATTGGAATGTATTGAAGAATTGCTTATGATGCCTTAGTGAGTGAAGTGAATAAGTGACAGTGGGGTGAACTCTAATTTGTATGCTTATGCAAGGATTCCAGTGCTCATTAATCCTCATATTTTGGAAGTCTTAGATCTTAGGACTTCCATTCAAATGATATTGTGGAATCCTCTTTatagattgtcaccttgaagcagcacttattttctaacatttttctttctttgtggaatttggcctcgactctaggtgtcatgtatcaaagcggctttttaagataagctttcaatcaatactcccaaaccggttggtctaaggtattaggtgttgaagcaccccttaggatttacttgctcaagcctctctctttgatacaaatccaccacaagcatttaactaggataataactctttgagttcttgtttctttctttttcttcctagtaattgatgctcagagccttgggcttgttctttgtttttctttttcttttgttttcttttgttactacttcttggatcaatagatgtttgagaaattccataataattctctaaacttcatttcctgtctatgagctcccatgcaagttttcacaaacatgcaacctcaatacacaatcatacaatcagaacctccactcctcttaatcttttgcttgccccaagatttataaaattcttcaacatttttctttcaaaagaatgatttttttttacattcttAGAGATATTAGGTGCAAGTAAAATTCAAGATGATAATCATGATATTatagcaacatgttacaaatcaaatatcaaattatgcttattcacaatgagtaatcacacatgcatacaaagaaaatagaagataatcatgcaatttaaagtgctggaaataagtaagagaaaaaaagaactttaccaccttgtagttcatcttcattgttgttgcctttttcctcctattcttccccttcccacaccaaacttagaatgattgcttatactcaagcaacaattaaaaaCAGTAGTGATGAGGTctatgatggatcatgaatgtcttagaataaagtgtgagtatgcatgtgtttcagcaagcaagattaaggatacaataaaggcacaagagatacaaatagagacattttgattgcattaataagtggtgtGCTTGGTACCTTGCATGAAAGataagtggcaacaccaaacttagtgtgacactctcaatttagaatgttgcaagtacccagtgaagattgaaaattaaattgttgcatggcaacaccaaacttagaatgcaatcatatgccaaattattgaaagtaaactaagcaaagcaaggaaatgttacctacggttgggttacctcccaacaagtgctcttttaatgtcattagcttgacatgttgttcatgaatttcttcctcttcttccagtttgttaagagtaatgacctcaagaggaaagaggagccagttaatgccccttgttttgagtgcctctccccagcaagctttcttttgttgttagattgagtaaacttgcttgttggggtaggggtgggatgacttttggttgaccttttcttcttcatggatattgtccttcttttcttggtcaccatcctctttttagtgctcATGTTGATTGCCTTCACCACCTTGATTTCAGGACTTGGGTGTTGTATAATGGTTGGAGCATCCTCttcatcaagtgcttcttgaattggtggttaaATGAACTCACCCTTCATACAACTCTCTATTTTATTGGAGTAGTGTGGActcccttgattgacttcctccctttcttctacaTGATTTTGCATTGAGTCTTTTGGGAGTGAGTTTACATGTTCCTTTGTCACCACTAGTAACCTCTGTGGGTATGGAGCCTTAGGCTTATATATTCTCAcaacctcctccttcttcatatGAATCTCACTTGGTACGGCtgcctctttttcttgttcttctgatTCCTCCCTTGTTCTTGACCTTTGAATGAACTCCTATGTTTCTGGAGAGAGTGAAGTGGTCTCTTTTTGTGATCTCAGCTCTTCAATGAATTGTTCTTCAGAATAGAGTTGTGCATTCTGTCTCAATTTTTCTTCATGGTCCCTTTTTGCTATTTTCTCCTCTTCATttgtctttattatttcttcaagGAGGAGTTCTATCCTAGCGAGTCTATCTTCTTCTCTACTTTTTTTGAGTTCTTCAATGATGAATTCCATCCTAGCAAGTCCATCTAAAGGAGGTTGGGTAGGTTGTAATGGTTGGTCGGGGTTGGCTTGTGAATGgaattggttgttttgtggttgTGTATTCTGAAAGTGGTATAACTCTTGTGGGTAGTGGATTGAGTTTTGTGGATGGTGAAATGAATTGTATGGATTTGGGATAGACTTTTGTGCTGAGGCATActcaaatgatgaagaatttaggcatgtaaaactTGGAGGTGAGGTTGTATAATTGAgaggtgatggctcttgatgaacGGGGTATGAATGAGtgaaatctctttgattttgatcttcCCAGCCACAACTTGAGTAGTGATCAGTTTCACCAAAATATGGACCATTTTGTGGCTCTGGAAAGTaccccatttcatgttcttgataCTCCCACCCACCATGAGCATAGTAAAGTGGATCATTCTATGGTGGTGGAGAGTTTCCCATGAAATTTGATTGACTACAATATGATGGATGCTCCTTTCTTTCCTGTAAAAAGATCTGTctcaaacaataatcaccaaaagaaattggaatcTCCATTGTAATAAATGAGGGATTCTTAGTGAGACAATATCACAAACAGTTagttagcaaaagaaaataaagaaacaaaagaaaacaaagacaaaagaaaagtgtctaatctagtAGATCAATcaaccggtagtttgttaatcacaattaatccccagcgacggtgccataaacttgatgcacagGAACTTgactctcaacaaatttccctttggcaagtataccgaattgtcgtcaagtaaaaactcacaatagagtgaggtcgaatcccacagggattaacggattaagcaatcaatggttaattgattatcctagttagatgAATCATATTAGAGTGATAAGTAataaggaaatgtaaatggcataaaagtaaagaaagcaataaagtgcagaaaagtaaaatggcaagaaaagtaaatgtaagtactaaaaataaaatgaacattgggatcaagagatattgcaatcttccagatcaagttcattctcatctcttcctcaatcaatgcattcattgatctccttggtaatcttaagtgattggatcccaattccttggcaatccaatctctctaagcttgaacaatttcccaattccttgatttaattgctcatgggaagagatgaagtttggtcactgattataccacacacattcatagatcaaagtattggtaggattaaatgtcacaatatccatccaacccccaacctaatccaatatgagagagcatttctagcatgatttcctcattcctcttccaaggttcagaggaAATCCACGTATGAGCAATTCCTCTTCCGAGACAATTACCCAATTAGATGAAGATcaaaagctctctagtaaaataaagagaaaagaaagaagaagaaaaataaaaactacaattgatccattaaatcacaatagagctctctaacccaatgaaaagagttagttgtttATTGCTCTAccaaatagaaaagaaagaaagtgcagaaaaataaagatgaagattaaaactgaaattgaaacttcaaagttcataaatgaaaagtacaaactaaaatttaactactactaagaaaaaggaaaaaaaaaaagagaaaaggaagaagagtgtaggaggggagggagtccgaagacccctcttcaatcCCCGGCTCCCAGAATTCcttgaatgtaaaaactaaggcccttatataggctctcctaaattacaaaatgaaatgaaattaaaagcaaattataattaaatgaaaattcctattctagatgcttcttgtggccatgattggttgacacttgtgggcttgcttccttgagattgggtggtccttgaaagagaagtgaataAATTTAAGGTCCAGGTGGTAATCGTTAATGTTACCGTTAGTCATACcaacgctacaagtgtggcgttagtgctaaagttattgtggctaacgtCACACTTGCTACCCGGTTGGTGTTTTTAAGGCTTAAACGATGCCTATTGTTTGTActtcaatttcatgcccactatagaccataatatatcgttggaaagctctgtatgtcagctttctaacacaactaaaatcacctcaattggacctctgtaactcaagttatgctcctttgaaggggacagggtcgctggcatagtcgctgGCATTATtggcaaaagtgagtgccaataacgTTAACGTTTAGGGGATTAATGTTGCCAGGTTCTAGAGCTCAAACTTAATGTCGACCCCATACTATTATGTATTGTTGGAAatccctgaatgtctactttctaatgccTTTGGAAGCACATCATTTTGAGTTCTAcaactcgagttacacttcttggaaggtgaagaggtcagctggccttactacaggttgataccatgttcatctttgcagtTTCGGGacaggttttctccctcaaatttagtgtccaccatgtagtgccatatatgcttggaaagctctggaatcctgCTTTCCTATGGTTTGATGTATATAAAATTGTTCATCCTTTTCTCTAGACAGACGAATTGGTTCCACAATAAACATTGCATTTTCCTTTTcgatcaattttttatttttcgtcaATCCTGTAAGACTTAAACTCTTAGATTAACCTTACTCCACTAGTAGCAATAGGCGGCATGGGGACAGAATTCAATTGGTCTAATTCAGAACCATCCGataatttttaatcttattaATCTTACGGATCAATCTAcatttttcacaaattttaCGAACAGAGGCCCGTATTTTCATATTTATCATTCCTTCAACTTAATCTCGGATCCATTTTAATGGAAGAAAATAAGGTTTCCTTCAATTTTTAACTTCTATTCTAATCGTACCCCTCAAAACCAATAAtattgaagttaaaaaaaagtctaattaaagaatttatacttgcattttttatttctctgtggtagaaatatatataaagagtaTGTTGAACCTTTTCAGAAATATAGCCTAGACtgatattttcattatttaaaattgaaaataaatgaaccaACCCCGAACATACCCCACAGGGGAAATTGATTCAGCAATATTGAATTAAACCCTCATGAATCCGTTTCTTTATAACAATTCCTGTTAAACCCATTTCACGCATTCATTAAGGTATGAGGAGTGATATGAGAGACTTGTGTTTTGTTTTATCTCTCTTtacttttttacaaaaattgatAGAATTTTTTCTATAATTCGGATATCAGAAAGATTACCATATATAACATAAAACTTCTCCGCCGATTCGTTCTAATCGAGCCTCTCGATCTGTCATTATACCTCTCGAAGTAGAAATAATGACAATTCCCATCCCCCCTAAAATTCTTGGAATTTGTTGATAATTAGAATAGATTCGTAGACCAGGAGTACTGATCCGTTTTAAATTCAAACGCGTTTTAGATGATCCTTTTCTATTTCTTCTATATGGTAgagttaaaactaaaaaaagattTCCCCCTTCCCTATGTTTTCTCACGTTTTCAATAAAACCCTCTCGTAAAAGCATTTTAGCAATGTTTTCAGTAATGTTAGTACATGGTATTAGAACCGTTCCTCTTCCATTCATGTCAGCATTTCGTATAGAGGTTATTATGTCGGCGATGGTGTCCTTACCCATAGGAAAATAAATGTTACCCTTTACTTACTTTTGATATAATCAGCATGCTCCGTGTTCTAtattttctaatatatattagagtaatataatttgaaaatattttagttaaaattaaagaaagatatctagtatatttatatatctttaatagaaagatatctatataatatcttatttatatatttctttttatatttctatatttatttttatacttatttttattcaaaaagaataatatatattaaaaaaataaaaaacgaaatccaattttattaataattagatatatgtgtaagacataatttattaatttatctatttcattttcattaaataataaaatgtttTTTCTTATAATACCTCAGGTGCTAATGAAACTATTTTAGTGAAATTTAACTGTCTCAATTCCCGGGCGATTGCGCCAAAAATTCGAGTTCCTTTTGGATTTCCCTCTTGATCAATGACAACCGCGGCATTATCATCATATTGTATTTACATAGTCCGTTTTAGGGATTGGCGACTTATCCATTCAATTACTTTTGCACCGGACGTTCCCCAAATGGGTACTCTCGGGTCGGGTGAATTCCATAATAGACGCCTGTTGGCATTCCAACCTTCCTTCTCCTTTCAGGGCTATCcgaaaagaaagagaattcaGTACTTCTTGGTCGTGAATATCTGAATAGGACAAACCGCCCCGTGGATATCTTTGCTTCGGAACAAAACAATTAGAATTAGGCTCGGTCAACTGGAATGTGTATTATCAATATAGGGTATCTTTCAATTGAGAAGAGCTATCAACCTGagacaaagagaaagaaaggtCTATCTATTTGATTTAGTTATTCAGTTAAACCAATGATTCGTTATTGGAGCAGATAGCAACAACCATTTCATCCGGGAAAAGCCATCTTTTTCTCAACAATGTCTTTGTGATTTGATCCAATAGCGTTCCGAATTTGATCCAATAGCGTTCCGTTAGATAGGAAcatatttgataaatattgATAACTCTCGGATAGAGTATTAGAACGGAAAAATCCATTAGATAATCAACTATTGGTTCTAAGCCATCTCTGGCGATGAATCAACAATTCGAAATGCTTTTCTTGCGTATTCTTGATAAACCAGCATTTATATATAGATGTAGGAAGATCTGTTTGGGAAGTAAGAAGCCCCTTTGACATCTCTTCATCTGCAAAGAATTGTTGATGTGAAAACACAGAGACAGAGACAAAAGGCTGATCTTTCAATAGGAAAAAGAGTGGATCCGCAGGATCCCAAATGAATTGGCTTATTTGAAAAAAGCCTTGTTCTTTGGAAGATCTATCTCGTGTCTAGTACTGCATGGTTCCACCCTGCAAGAACTCCGAATCATTCTCTTGAAGCTCATCCTCTTCCTCATAAATGATCCGCTTGCCCCGAAATGACCTGGCCCAATAGGGAAATCCCAATTCATTGGGCCTTTCGATACAATTAAATAGAAAGCCCCAAGGGCGCCATATTCTAGGAGCCCAAACTATGTGATTGAATAAATCCTCCTCCATCTGTTGCGGGTCGAGGACTCCTTCCCCTTCTTCAAACTCcgattcatatttttcatagaGAAATCTCTGATCAACGATAAAACAAGATCCTTTTTGAATCATATTTAAGGGATTCCTTAGTTTGGACCGAAGAAGCAATGTCACTCGATCATTATCAAACTGACTGCAACCTTTTTCTGTCCGTGAGGATCCCACCAGAGCGCCTTCTACTTCTAATATGCCATGAACTAGATCAGAATCATTCTCAACGAGTCCATAAGAAGTGATCCCATTTTTTTCATCAGGTTCGATTCTATCTGAACTGCTCACTTTCAAATGATATCCACAGTGTTCACAAATATTcatttttgatttaaaaaatttcctATAATTTAATCCATAACAATTTTCGCATTCAATCCATAAATGTTTGCATTTTTTAGTTTCATCGAGATCTTTAGAATCCTCTCTTTTAGTTAAATTCTCATTCGTGATAGTTGTTTTTATGGAAGAACTCACCTGATCCTGTCGACAGCTCGGGAAATACCTCTCACGCACCACGGTCGTCTCTTGACCACGCAATGACCTTCCCAGAATGGGTGATAATATAATGCAGAAAGCAGAATCTCAAAGGGAACCCCATCCAGGGGATATGCAGATAGAGCGCCCAAGACTTGGCAGGGAACGGGACCGTGATTCTGAACAGAAACAGACAAGATAGACAAGAGGAAAGCAAGGCCAAGAAGCCTCCGGGATAGACTCCTCCCTCTCCCATTGACTAAGAAGGGGGGAGCAACATAGAAAGTTCCTCGAAGCCGAGAAGATTATTTTGCAAGCGGGCCACCCCCTTTCAAACTCCACGGAACATGTTATTCCCACTCCTCTTGAGCCGTATGCTGTCCTGTCCTCAGCTAAACTAAGCCAGGTGGTAGAACCTGTTTGTTACAAAGATACCTCCGACAAGACGGTTCAGGAAAGTGCTAACAGGGGCAAAAGACTAGCATCAGATTTATTTGTCTACTTCTCTTCCTCAACAACAGGTAATACCAGTCCTTCCCTGCTCTTGTCTTGCTGTCGTGTCGATCAAGGCCATGCATATATACAGATGATTGATTCTTTCGGATTCCTCCTTTAGAGTAAGGCATTAAGCCTATTTGACGGAGTGGCGGGGAAAGTCAAGCCTTACCTTACTGTTGCAAGTCTTTTCGTGTGCATGTCTGCTTTCTTTTTTCTACATAACGGCTCTTTAACGCATTACCTAGCTGAATAACTTATCTTAGTCCGCCTTTTAGGTTGTTGTTTTTCCTCATTGAGGCAATTACCAGTCTTAGGAATGTGTGCCTTCTTATCCGGATCTATCTACACTGTCTCATCTCGTGCAAAGCGTATCTGAAGGAAGGGTACGGAGTTGATCCTCGCACCGAACTCTAAGCGCTAGTTGAACCTTCTTCGGTCTCTTGAAGCGGGGAGGAACTTACTGATGAAACTCTTTCTTTTTGATGCTTGCTATCTGCAGTGAAAGAATTGAGAAGGATCTTTGTTCCCTCTTCCCTGCGTATGCTCCCGCAAGGAGTCCCATTCTGCAAGGGTAGTCGTGGTGTGAATCACAAGCACATAATGTAGCTCAAATCACGAGTATAATCATAGCTAAAAAGGCTCGCCCTTCTGTTGGATCAGCTGCTCCTCGTTAGAGTAGGGGTCGCGGAGATATCGTCTTTCTGATTTCTGAATAGTTTAGTTACCTCGTTCCATTCACCACAAGGCATCCATCTTCCTAACTTCATCTTCATCAATCTTAGCCTGATCCTGGGACTCCTCTTCTTCGAGCATAGCATGAAGCTTCCCGACGCTCTGCGCACTAAGCTTCCTTCGTCTTAGGTCAGTCCATAGCCCAATGAGGGTGATGTTAGAGTAAGGGGAAAGGGTATGATAAGAACTTACTTTTTAAGCTAAGGAAGGACTTGCCCTTCTTCTTGCACCTCGTGCAGCCTCTTCTTTGTTGGTacttgattctagcttatatatCACATTTCGTTGTGGAGAAATCAAGGCAATTCAATTGTCTAGCCCTGCTGCTCTTGAAGAGGCAAGCATATGACGTACGCTACGCGCCTCCCATTCTCTGATGACTCTCAAAGGAAAAAAGAGGTCTCTGCCCTCCACATAAGGAATTGACTCGCGGTCTACATCAAGGGGAAGTAGCTTGGTACTGGTTCGAATCCAGTATCGTGAATATCTGAACTGGTTGTTTGCTGTTCAAGAATTCTTCTTTAGGGAACACATATGTGTTAAGGGACTTTTGGTAAGACCTATAGTTGGACATTAGGGTCAGATCCGAATACGTGCCTTCACCTCATCGAAGGTTTAGAAGCCTTGGACACCAAGAAGGTTCAATCTGAAAGAGAATAGAAAGGCGGGGGGCTAGAGGAAATAGGTTCCTAAAGAAAGGAACTCCGATCGAGCTTTCTTATGCTTATGACAGGCATTCTCGGGGACACCTACTAAAAGGTTTCTATTGGGGGAGATCCAGCCAGAAA is part of the Arachis duranensis cultivar V14167 chromosome 1, aradu.V14167.gnm2.J7QH, whole genome shotgun sequence genome and encodes:
- the LOC127747730 gene encoding protein Ycf2-like — protein: MNICEHCGYHLKVSSSDRIEPDEKNGITSYGLVENDSDLVHGILEVEGALVGSSRTEKGCSQFDNDRVTLLLRSKLRNPLNMIQKGSCFIVDQRFLYEKYESEFEEGEGVLDPQQMEEDLFNHIVWAPRIWRPWGFLFNCIERPNELGFPYWARSFRGKRIIYEEEDELQENDSEFLQGGTMQY